The Neptunomonas concharum genomic interval GATCGGCTTTTTTCAATGGGGCTGGAGCAATGAATTTATGTATTTAATGGTGGTTTACGGCGTCATACAGGCATTAGATGGCAATGCTCTTGTACCTTGGCTGTTCTCTGAAGCAGTCAACTTACACCCTATCTCTATAATCGTAGCGGTTTTGGTCTTCGGAACACTTTGGGGATTTTGGGGCGTGTTTTTTGCTATTCCGCTCGCCACCTTGGTAAAGGCAATTATGAATGCTTGGCCTGGGCCTCTCGATGCTGATGACCAGTCAGTAGAAGAAGTTAGCTAGTTTATAAATGGCCTTGAATTTTGCAGTGCCCATGTCATGGGCACTGCATACGATGACTCTAAAGAGCTTTTACCGCTTCTAATACAGCGTCAGCGTGCCCCTTTACTTTCACTTTACGCCACTCTTGGCGAAGCACACCTTGCGTATCAATCAGGAAAGTGCTGCGCTCAATACCCATGTACTCTTTGCCATATAATTTTTTGAGTTTGATAACATCAAAATGTTTGCAGACGGTTTCATCTGGATCAGTAATCAACTCAAATGGGAAATTATGCTTGGCTTTATAGTTCTCGTGGGTTCTAAGACTATCTTTACTGACCCCCACCACAATCGTATTCAGGGCGGTAAAGTCGGGGTAAAGATCTCTAAAATTTTGCCCTTCAGTGGTGCATCCTGGTGTGTTGTCTTTGGGGTAGAAGTAGACGATGATATTTTTGCCGCGATGAGCTGATAATTGGAAGGTCTCTGCACCGGTTATTGGGGCTGAAAAGTCCTCAACTTCGTGGTCAATTTCCACTTTTGCCATTTTCTTCTCCTCAAATCATAAAAAAGCGATGTGGCTACTACGCTTATTGTCACTATTTCGTATAGAATATCGAGCCTTATACGATATCAGATCCGGTTTGGATGTGTCTGAAAAAACAGAGGCACCAACCTTATGTAACGGAGAATAAAATGATTACCGGCAGCATTGTAGCGCTTGTCACCCCAATGAAGGACAACGGAGAGATCGACTGGGTTGGTCTTGATAAGGTTGTGGATCTTCATTTGGATAAGGGCACAGACTCTATCGTTGCAGTAGGCACGACAGGTGAGTCTGCAACACTTAATTGTGATGAGCATTGTGCGGTAATCAAACGTGTTGTTGAACGCGTTAATGGCCGCATCCCTGTAATTGCAGGTACTGGCGCTAACTCTACGACAGAAGCGATTGAGCTGACCCGTGAAGCAAAGAATGCCGGTGCTGATGCCTGCTTGTTGGTAACGCCTTATTATAACAAGCCGACTCAGGAAGGCCTGTACCT includes:
- a CDS encoding peroxiredoxin, whose protein sequence is MAKVEIDHEVEDFSAPITGAETFQLSAHRGKNIIVYFYPKDNTPGCTTEGQNFRDLYPDFTALNTIVVGVSKDSLRTHENYKAKHNFPFELITDPDETVCKHFDVIKLKKLYGKEYMGIERSTFLIDTQGVLRQEWRKVKVKGHADAVLEAVKAL